Sequence from the Amaranthus tricolor cultivar Red isolate AtriRed21 chromosome 16, ASM2621246v1, whole genome shotgun sequence genome:
TTTGGGTGCGTCTTTGTCAAGGAGCACTACCCCCGATCCTCAGCTCATAGCTAAAGCTCCTAGCCCTCGCATCCCAACAGCTGGTGAAGTTAGGGTTAACTCTATGGACAAAAGAAGTGTTCACAGTCCCAATTCTCTTCATGCCACCATGAACGGCCCTGGTGCTGCTGATCTTGTAGCTGCTTTGTCAGGCATGAGTCTATCTTCCGATCCACAGATGGATGAAGAAAGGCAAATGAGGCCTCAGTTTCAGCATGGTGTCAGTGGACACCGGAACCTTTTCAATTTACATGGCAACCATAACCATGTCAAACAGACCCAACACTTGAATTCTGCTGACTTTGCTCCATTTCTGCAGCAGTCTGTATCACATTCTACTAAAGGGTCATATCCCATCAAAGGAAAAGGCGGTAGTGTTGGAATGGATCCAAATTACTACTTGAGGTCCGATGGCTTTGACCAACACAAGCATGGTGCACCTAATTCACCCTCTAACTTTCACATTGTTGGAAGCCCTAGCTCAGCTATTCCAAACTACAGCCTGAGTGGACACAATATCAATCCTGCTTTGGCTTCAATGATGGCAGGTCAGCTTGGCAGTGGGGCAATGCCACCATTATTTGAAAATGCTGCTGCTTCTGCTATTGGTGTGGGTGGCTTGGATTCTAGGAGACTGGGAGGGAGTGTATCTTCGCGAGCAAACTTGATGGCTGCTGCAGCAGAGCTTCAAAATCTCGGTAGGGGGGGAAGTCAGTCTCAGCTGGACCCCTTATATCTGCCGTACTTAACATCAAATGACTATTCTGCTGCCCAATTGGCAGCTCTGAATGACCCTTTCCTTAATGGGAGCAACtcttacattaattttttagcACTTCAGAAAGCTTATACGGGAACGTTGCTGCCACCACAAAAATCAGATCGACTGTACCTTGGTAAATCCGCTGGACTGAATCATGGTTATTATGGAAACCCTGGTTTTGGGATTGGCACAGGGTTTGGTGGAAATCATTTCGCAAGCTCACTCCTTCCTAACTCTCCTATTAGCCCTGGGAGTCCTTTGAGACAAGGGGAAAGGAATATGGGGTTGCCTTCTGGGATGAGAAATTTGGCAGCTGGTCTAATGGGAAACTGGCGATCAGAAGCCGATGGCTTTATGGAGAATAGTTTTGGATCTTCTCTGCTTAATGAATTTAAGAGTAACAAGACTAGAAGTTTTGAGCTTTCAGAAATTGCTGGTCATGTTGATGAATTTaggtaagtattttatttttgaaatgaaTATCTGAATCATGCTTTCTTCAAATGTTTTAACTTGTTTGCTGATTTTGACAGTATGGATCAGTTTGGGAGTCGCTTCATCCAGCAGAAACTTGAAACAGCTTCAACAGAAGAGAAGAACATGGTTTTCCATGAAATTATTCCCCAAGCATTGTCACTGATGACAGATGTCTTCGGCAACTATGTGATTCAAAAGGTAATATTGATCATTGTATTTCAAATTGAATTACCTCTAGGCAGTCTAGGCCTGGAGATCCTGTAGTTCTGTATGGTTAATGTTTGAATGattttcttttgctttgcaGTTTTTTGAGCATGGAACTGCTTCCGAAATTAGGGAGCTGGCTGATAAACTCTCTGGTCATGTTCTAACACTGAGCCTTCAAATGTATGGCTGTAGAGTAATTCAGAAGGTACAActcaaaacataattttttgatatctccaaaaTATTTTGTAGTGTATATATGCCTAAATTTTATTGCTATTTTTGTTCTCTTTGGGTCTGCAGACAAGTTTGCCCTGTTTAAATGTTTGTTAGTGATATTTGCATTTATACTTTGAGGAGGGCAGTGCCAGTTTTACTATGCTGTTCAGAAAATCCATTATCTGCAGTTACTTTCTTtgataaaaacaaaacaatgccaaagctttGCTCCTAATAGGTCGGGTTGGCTACTTGAATCAAGTCAATTCATGAGATTGCTTAGAACAATCCTTTGACATTGCTCTATAAAAGAAATATGAAAGCATGAGGAGCTTCTTTTATCAAAATTTGTGCCAGCTATGTGGTTTTAATTTTCCATCTTTATCACATTTCAGGCCATTGAAGTTGTTGCTTTAGATCAGCAGAAAAAGATGGTTGTGGAACTAGATGGTCATGTGATGCGCTGTGTACGTGACCAAAATGGGAATCATGTCATCCAGAAATGCATCGAGTGCATACCTGAAGATTCTATCCAGTTcattatatcaactttttatgacCAAGTTTTGACATTGTCAACCCATCCATATGGGTGT
This genomic interval carries:
- the LOC130802684 gene encoding pumilio homolog 1-like isoform X1; protein product: MYRSMASEGERSFNNGEKDLDMLLKERELGFDIFRSPSAPPTIEGNSIGVSFSEDNGGVGGVSREVSENEYRSDPAYINYYYSNVNLNPRLPPPLLSKEDWRFSQRWSGGPEPGLGGIGDRRKVSGGSNNRDEHEEFNGSNVRGNIVESNNNNNNNNNGGTGSSLFSIGFNGVQEEGNNGQNEWNGVGLPGLGMGRRQKSFAEIIQNDLNSSSSTARIPSRPASRNAFDETISSEAQMAPLFSTEASRGRNLQGLSVNHNADDSASLSYASVLGASLSRSTTPDPQLIAKAPSPRIPTAGEVRVNSMDKRSVHSPNSLHATMNGPGAADLVAALSGMSLSSDPQMDEERQMRPQFQHGVSGHRNLFNLHGNHNHVKQTQHLNSADFAPFLQQSVSHSTKGSYPIKGKGGSVGMDPNYYLRSDGFDQHKHGAPNSPSNFHIVGSPSSAIPNYSLSGHNINPALASMMAGQLGSGAMPPLFENAAASAIGVGGLDSRRLGGSVSSRANLMAAAAELQNLGRGGSQSQLDPLYLPYLTSNDYSAAQLAALNDPFLNGSNSYINFLALQKAYTGTLLPPQKSDRLYLGKSAGLNHGYYGNPGFGIGTGFGGNHFASSLLPNSPISPGSPLRQGERNMGLPSGMRNLAAGLMGNWRSEADGFMENSFGSSLLNEFKSNKTRSFELSEIAGHVDEFSMDQFGSRFIQQKLETASTEEKNMVFHEIIPQALSLMTDVFGNYVIQKFFEHGTASEIRELADKLSGHVLTLSLQMYGCRVIQKAIEVVALDQQKKMVVELDGHVMRCVRDQNGNHVIQKCIECIPEDSIQFIISTFYDQVLTLSTHPYGCRVIQRVLEHCHDPITQRIVMDEIMQCVCMLAQDQYGNYVVQHVLEHGKPHERSAIITKLTGKIVQMSQQKFASNVIEKCLAFGDETERRNMVNEILGATDDNEPLQVMMKDQFANYVVQKMLETCDDQQLEVILSRIKNHLNALKKYTYGKHIVARVEKLVATGERRISLQTPYPAPTA
- the LOC130802684 gene encoding pumilio homolog 2-like isoform X2 gives rise to the protein MKNDLNSSSSTARIPSRPASRNAFDETISSEAQMAPLFSTEASRGRNLQGLSVNHNADDSASLSYASVLGASLSRSTTPDPQLIAKAPSPRIPTAGEVRVNSMDKRSVHSPNSLHATMNGPGAADLVAALSGMSLSSDPQMDEERQMRPQFQHGVSGHRNLFNLHGNHNHVKQTQHLNSADFAPFLQQSVSHSTKGSYPIKGKGGSVGMDPNYYLRSDGFDQHKHGAPNSPSNFHIVGSPSSAIPNYSLSGHNINPALASMMAGQLGSGAMPPLFENAAASAIGVGGLDSRRLGGSVSSRANLMAAAAELQNLGRGGSQSQLDPLYLPYLTSNDYSAAQLAALNDPFLNGSNSYINFLALQKAYTGTLLPPQKSDRLYLGKSAGLNHGYYGNPGFGIGTGFGGNHFASSLLPNSPISPGSPLRQGERNMGLPSGMRNLAAGLMGNWRSEADGFMENSFGSSLLNEFKSNKTRSFELSEIAGHVDEFSMDQFGSRFIQQKLETASTEEKNMVFHEIIPQALSLMTDVFGNYVIQKFFEHGTASEIRELADKLSGHVLTLSLQMYGCRVIQKAIEVVALDQQKKMVVELDGHVMRCVRDQNGNHVIQKCIECIPEDSIQFIISTFYDQVLTLSTHPYGCRVIQRVLEHCHDPITQRIVMDEIMQCVCMLAQDQYGNYVVQHVLEHGKPHERSAIITKLTGKIVQMSQQKFASNVIEKCLAFGDETERRNMVNEILGATDDNEPLQVMMKDQFANYVVQKMLETCDDQQLEVILSRIKNHLNALKKYTYGKHIVARVEKLVATGERRISLQTPYPAPTA